A genomic window from Fusobacterium sp. includes:
- the wecB gene encoding non-hydrolyzing UDP-N-acetylglucosamine 2-epimerase, with protein MKVGLIFGTRPEAIKMSPVYHELKENGIDVKVVVTGQHKEMLYQVLDLFEIKPDYDLQIMKQGQGLSELTGRLMLELDKIVKKEKFDYVLVQGDTTSVLTGALTAFYNQIPVGHIEAGLRTGDIYSPFPEEANRKLVGSIADIHFAPTDINVNNLLRENYPKEKIIKCGNTVIDALYWVKKNKSKDIEEIKKKYGINNKKYILITMHRRENWGKPMEETLKAVRDYLEKHEDIYLVFPMHLNPLVRDIAHRMLDEFERKILIEPLEYLEFIAIMDGTHYIMTDSGGVQEEAPSLGKPTLVLRDTTERPEAIEAGTAKLTGTKYEDVIKDMELLEGKTYEKMSKASNPYGDGKTSEKIRKYLETI; from the coding sequence ATGAAAGTAGGATTAATATTTGGAACAAGACCAGAAGCTATAAAAATGTCTCCAGTCTATCATGAACTTAAAGAAAATGGAATAGATGTAAAAGTTGTAGTCACAGGTCAGCATAAAGAAATGCTTTATCAGGTATTGGACCTGTTTGAAATAAAGCCTGATTATGATTTACAGATAATGAAACAGGGACAGGGACTTTCAGAACTTACAGGAAGATTAATGTTGGAATTGGATAAAATAGTAAAAAAAGAAAAGTTTGACTATGTCTTAGTTCAGGGAGATACAACATCAGTTCTTACAGGGGCATTAACAGCTTTCTATAATCAAATACCAGTGGGACATATAGAAGCTGGACTTAGAACAGGAGATATATACTCTCCATTCCCAGAAGAAGCAAATAGAAAACTGGTTGGAAGCATAGCTGATATACATTTTGCACCTACAGATATTAATGTAAATAATTTATTGAGAGAAAATTATCCTAAAGAGAAGATAATAAAATGTGGAAACACAGTTATAGATGCTCTTTATTGGGTAAAGAAAAATAAAAGTAAAGATATAGAAGAAATAAAGAAGAAATATGGGATAAATAATAAAAAATATATTCTTATAACAATGCATAGAAGAGAAAACTGGGGAAAACCAATGGAGGAAACTTTAAAGGCAGTCAGAGATTATCTGGAGAAGCATGAGGATATTTATTTAGTCTTTCCAATGCATTTAAATCCTCTAGTTAGAGATATAGCCCATAGAATGCTGGATGAATTTGAAAGAAAAATATTAATAGAACCTTTAGAGTATCTTGAATTTATAGCAATAATGGATGGAACTCATTATATAATGACAGATTCAGGAGGAGTACAGGAAGAGGCACCAAGCTTGGGAAAACCAACACTTGTACTAAGAGATACAACTGAAAGGCCAGAGGCAATAGAAGCTGGAACAGCAAAACTTACAGGAACAAAATATGAAGATGTAATAAAAGATATGGAGCTGCTAGAAGGAAAAACTTATGAAAAGATGTCCAAGGCTAGCAATCCATATGGAGATGGAAAAACATCAGAAAAAATAAGAAAATATTTAGAAACTATATAG